The Thermodesulfobacteriota bacterium genome contains a region encoding:
- a CDS encoding acetyl-CoA decarbonylase/synthase complex subunit delta, which yields MAFEFPKDSYSGKIVEVALGTGAKAKKVGGQNAMPLCNFEGQFPNRPLVAMEVYDRAEVTETWAENARAPFADVLNDPVAWAKKCLDQYGADLICLQLASTDPNGLNTSAAEAAALAKKVAEAIPVPLIVWGCENGEKDAETLARVAELCEGMNLVIGPAVEENYKKIGGAAIGYGHTVVAQTPIDVNMAKQLNILLNNLGVPMNKILMDPSTGALGYGIEYSYSVMERDRLTGLKQGDEKMQSPLICDIGKYCWKTKEAGIPEADEPSFGNVKTRGILWETVTATDLLTAGADILILRHPESVRVVK from the coding sequence ATGGCATTTGAGTTCCCGAAAGACTCCTACTCCGGAAAAATTGTGGAGGTGGCCCTCGGCACGGGCGCCAAGGCCAAGAAGGTGGGCGGCCAGAACGCCATGCCCCTGTGCAACTTCGAGGGGCAGTTTCCCAACCGTCCCCTGGTGGCCATGGAAGTCTACGACCGGGCAGAAGTGACCGAGACCTGGGCGGAGAACGCCAGGGCCCCCTTTGCCGACGTCCTCAACGACCCGGTGGCGTGGGCAAAGAAGTGCCTGGACCAGTACGGCGCCGACCTGATCTGCCTCCAGCTCGCCAGCACCGACCCCAACGGCCTCAATACCAGCGCCGCCGAGGCCGCTGCCCTGGCCAAGAAGGTGGCCGAGGCCATCCCCGTGCCCCTCATCGTCTGGGGCTGCGAGAACGGCGAGAAGGATGCCGAGACCCTGGCCAGGGTGGCCGAGCTGTGCGAAGGCATGAACCTGGTGATCGGACCGGCGGTGGAGGAGAACTACAAGAAGATCGGCGGAGCGGCCATCGGCTACGGCCACACCGTGGTGGCACAGACGCCCATCGACGTCAACATGGCCAAGCAGCTCAACATCCTGCTGAACAACCTGGGCGTCCCCATGAACAAGATTCTCATGGACCCCTCCACCGGCGCCCTGGGGTACGGCATCGAGTACAGCTACTCGGTCATGGAGCGCGACCGTCTCACGGGCCTCAAGCAGGGCGACGAGAAGATGCAGTCGCCGCTCATCTGCGACATCGGCAAGTACTGCTGGAAGACCAAGGAAGCGGGCATCCCGGAGGCGGACGAGCCGAGCTTCGGCAACGTGAAGACCCGCGGCATCCTGTGGGAGACGGTGACCGCCACCGATCTGCTCACCGCGGGGGCCGACATCCTGATCCTGCGCCACCCGGAGTCGGTGCGGGTCGTCAAGA
- a CDS encoding AAA family ATPase, protein MGFHIAVAGKGGTGKTTVAGLILRRLVTRRQGRVLAVDADANMNLNEVLGLSVHQTIGQIRENLGSVPQGMTKDAYINYRTQECLIEADGFDLIVMGRPEGPGCYCYANTLCKKYVDEMADNYAYVVLDNEAGMEHLSRRTTHNMDLVFAVTDASVRGIQAAGRIRDLIGELKLGIGRLAVIVNRVGGALEDPTRRELERLGLELAGVVPADPNVTAFDLEGRPTFQLPEDSAAYEAVVEILERYLPREEPA, encoded by the coding sequence ATGGGGTTCCATATCGCCGTCGCGGGCAAAGGGGGCACGGGCAAGACGACTGTCGCCGGACTCATCCTGCGGCGCCTGGTGACCCGGCGGCAGGGGCGGGTCCTGGCCGTGGACGCCGACGCCAACATGAACCTCAATGAGGTCCTCGGCCTCTCCGTCCACCAGACCATCGGGCAGATCCGGGAGAACCTGGGCAGCGTGCCCCAGGGGATGACCAAGGACGCCTACATCAACTACCGCACCCAGGAGTGCCTGATCGAGGCCGACGGCTTCGACCTCATCGTCATGGGCCGCCCCGAGGGGCCCGGGTGCTACTGCTACGCCAATACCCTGTGCAAGAAGTACGTGGACGAGATGGCCGACAACTACGCCTACGTCGTCCTCGACAACGAAGCGGGCATGGAGCACCTCTCCCGCCGCACGACCCACAACATGGACCTCGTCTTTGCCGTTACGGATGCGTCGGTACGGGGCATTCAGGCGGCGGGGCGGATCCGGGACCTGATCGGTGAGCTCAAGCTCGGCATCGGACGCCTCGCCGTGATCGTCAATCGGGTGGGGGGCGCCCTCGAGGACCCGACCCGCCGGGAGCTCGAGCGGCTGGGACTGGAACTGGCAGGGGTCGTCCCGGCGGACCCCAACGTGACCGCCTTCGACCTGGAGGGCAGGCCCACGTTTCAGCTTCCCGAGGACTCCGCGGCCTACGAGGCCGTGGTTGAAATTTTGGAGAGATACCTACCGAGGGAGGAGCCGGCCTGA
- a CDS encoding ASKHA domain-containing protein, with product MPQKRHSVRFLPDDVTIDVYREAENLLRVAMVAGVHVNASCGGAGTCGKCKVRIPEGEHRTQPSSKLSAGEWDDGYRLACQTEILGDLVVEVPVESRYEKAVLARKVTRATVEHVLSAARLGAEFAGEKPDPAVTKVYCELSPPTEESNVSDMGRLGQVLKRDHGIARIGADYPVLRTLSSTLREGAWKTTATVMHTQGSHRLLRVEPGDTRSRVFALAIDIGTTTIHAALLDVNEGTEVARAGDYNSQVSMGEDVITRIVAALKPGGLDALQKRVVKTINGVVQEVLEKAQAAPEEISHVVLGGNTTMTQLFLALNPKYIREAPYVPAANFFPPFRVGDLGIRLPEHVMGYAMPCVASYVGGDITAGVLATGIHLNPELTLFMDVGTNGEIVIGNQDWMVSASASAGPAFEGGGVKFGMRATFGAIEQVRVNPADFEPMLLTIGQTKPKGVCGSGMIDCLSEFLEVGLISQNGKFNGELAPRTPRLREGETGWEYVLCWEEQSQLDQDIVITEPDMDNLIRTKASIYAACSVLLKSVGLSLSDVEKIIIAGGFGQYIDVEKAMAIGLLPEVNPEIVRYGGNTSLAGCTLATLYRDKIEEAESIATMITNIELSASPIYMEEYVAALFLPHTRMEDFPQQARRLEALRRPSVPAPGGEG from the coding sequence TTGCCCCAGAAGCGGCACTCGGTCCGTTTCCTGCCCGACGACGTGACCATCGACGTCTACCGCGAGGCGGAGAACCTTCTCCGGGTCGCGATGGTCGCCGGCGTTCACGTCAACGCCTCCTGCGGGGGTGCGGGGACGTGCGGCAAGTGCAAGGTGAGGATCCCGGAGGGAGAGCACCGCACCCAACCTTCCTCCAAGCTCTCTGCCGGCGAGTGGGACGACGGCTACCGGCTGGCCTGCCAGACGGAGATCCTCGGGGACCTGGTGGTCGAGGTCCCGGTGGAGTCGCGCTATGAGAAGGCGGTGCTGGCTCGCAAGGTCACGCGCGCCACCGTCGAGCACGTGCTCTCCGCCGCCCGCCTGGGTGCGGAATTCGCGGGCGAGAAGCCGGACCCCGCGGTCACGAAGGTGTACTGCGAGCTCTCGCCGCCCACCGAGGAGAGCAACGTCTCGGACATGGGGCGGCTCGGGCAGGTGCTCAAGCGCGACCACGGCATCGCGCGCATCGGGGCCGATTACCCCGTGCTGCGCACCCTGTCTTCGACTCTTCGGGAAGGGGCGTGGAAGACCACGGCCACCGTGATGCACACCCAGGGCAGCCACCGCCTCCTGCGGGTGGAGCCCGGTGACACGCGGTCTCGCGTCTTCGCCCTGGCCATCGACATCGGAACGACGACGATCCACGCCGCACTCCTGGACGTGAACGAGGGGACGGAAGTGGCCCGGGCGGGCGACTACAACTCCCAGGTCTCCATGGGCGAGGACGTCATCACCCGCATCGTGGCGGCCCTCAAGCCCGGAGGTTTGGACGCCCTGCAAAAGCGGGTGGTCAAGACGATCAACGGGGTGGTCCAGGAGGTTCTGGAGAAGGCCCAGGCGGCCCCGGAGGAGATCTCCCACGTTGTGTTGGGCGGCAACACCACCATGACGCAGCTGTTCCTGGCCTTGAACCCCAAGTACATCCGGGAGGCCCCCTACGTGCCGGCGGCGAACTTCTTCCCCCCCTTTCGGGTGGGCGACCTGGGGATCCGGTTGCCGGAGCACGTGATGGGGTACGCCATGCCCTGCGTGGCCTCCTACGTGGGGGGCGACATCACGGCCGGGGTTCTCGCCACGGGGATCCACCTCAACCCGGAGCTCACCCTCTTCATGGACGTGGGCACCAACGGGGAGATCGTGATCGGCAACCAGGACTGGATGGTCTCGGCCTCGGCCTCGGCCGGACCTGCCTTCGAGGGAGGGGGCGTCAAGTTCGGGATGCGGGCCACCTTCGGCGCCATCGAGCAGGTGCGCGTCAATCCGGCGGACTTCGAGCCGATGCTCCTGACGATCGGGCAGACCAAGCCCAAGGGCGTCTGCGGCTCCGGCATGATCGACTGCCTCTCCGAGTTCTTGGAAGTCGGGCTCATCTCCCAGAACGGGAAGTTCAACGGAGAGCTGGCGCCACGCACGCCGCGGCTGCGGGAGGGAGAGACGGGCTGGGAGTACGTTCTGTGCTGGGAGGAGCAGAGCCAGCTCGACCAGGACATCGTGATTACCGAGCCGGACATGGACAACCTCATCCGTACCAAGGCGTCCATCTACGCCGCGTGCTCGGTGCTCCTCAAGAGCGTGGGGCTGTCGCTCTCGGACGTGGAGAAGATCATCATCGCCGGGGGGTTCGGACAGTACATCGACGTCGAGAAGGCCATGGCCATCGGGCTGCTCCCCGAGGTGAACCCCGAGATCGTGCGCTATGGCGGGAACACGAGCCTGGCTGGGTGCACGCTCGCCACCCTGTATCGGGACAAGATCGAGGAGGCGGAGTCCATCGCCACCATGATCACGAACATCGAGCTCTCGGCCTCTCCCATCTACATGGAGGAGTACGTGGCGGCGCTCTTTCTCCCCCACACGCGGATGGAGGATTTCCCCCAGCAGGCCCGCCGCCTCGAGGCCCTGCGCCGCCCGTCGGTGCCGGCTCCCGGCGGGGAGGGGTGA
- a CDS encoding formate--tetrahydrofolate ligase, with protein MAKLKPKHVPSDLEIAQSHKMKHVREIAEKAGILESELEYYGNYKAKIDYEALLTRLANKPDAKLIDVTACTPTPLGEGKTVTSIGLNEGLNHIGKNSMLCLREPSLGPVFGIKGGAAGGGYSQIVPMEDLNLHFTGDIHAVSIAHNLCSAALDTSLLLGNPLKIDPHSVQWRRVVDLNDRCLREIVVGLGGKGNGVPRETGFDIAVASEVMAILALATDLKDLRARMGRILLGYTYDGKPVTAEDLQVAGAMTVLMKDALKPNLIQSLEGNPALVHAGPFANIAHGNNSIIADRVGLKLGDYVVTESGFAADMGAEKFMNITCRYGGFKPHCVVITCTVRALKMHGMPYAEISKYTPKQLAEELKKEHYAYLEKGIENLEKHIENMKKFGVNVVNTINRFAGDRDDEIKIIQKRAEETGASASVPIEVWMHGGAGATEAAQEVVKACDRPSNFKFLYPDDWSIKQKIEIIAKEIYGADGVDYLPAAEEKIAQFTKMGYSKLPLCMAKTHLSLSHDLTLKGRPRGFRVPIRDIRASLGAGFLYPLLGEMRTMPGLSADPAYRYVDLDENGQIKGLF; from the coding sequence ATGGCCAAGCTCAAGCCCAAGCACGTCCCCTCGGATCTCGAGATCGCCCAGTCCCACAAGATGAAGCACGTCCGGGAGATCGCCGAGAAGGCGGGCATCCTGGAATCCGAGCTCGAGTACTACGGCAACTATAAGGCCAAGATCGACTACGAGGCGCTCCTCACGCGACTGGCCAACAAGCCCGACGCCAAACTGATCGACGTCACGGCGTGCACCCCCACCCCCCTGGGCGAGGGCAAGACCGTTACGTCCATCGGCCTCAACGAGGGCCTCAACCACATCGGCAAGAACTCGATGCTCTGCCTGCGGGAGCCGAGCCTCGGGCCGGTCTTCGGCATCAAGGGCGGGGCGGCCGGCGGCGGCTACTCCCAGATCGTCCCGATGGAGGACTTGAACCTCCACTTCACGGGCGACATCCACGCGGTCTCCATCGCCCACAACCTCTGCTCCGCCGCCCTCGACACCTCGCTGCTCCTGGGCAATCCTCTCAAGATCGATCCGCACTCGGTTCAGTGGCGCCGCGTGGTTGACCTGAACGACCGCTGCCTGCGGGAGATCGTGGTGGGTCTCGGCGGCAAGGGCAACGGGGTGCCTCGGGAGACCGGATTCGACATCGCGGTGGCCTCGGAGGTCATGGCCATCCTGGCGCTGGCCACCGACCTCAAGGATCTGCGCGCGCGCATGGGCCGCATCTTGCTGGGCTACACCTACGACGGCAAGCCCGTTACCGCCGAGGACCTCCAGGTTGCCGGCGCCATGACCGTGCTGATGAAGGACGCCCTCAAGCCCAACCTGATCCAGTCCCTCGAGGGCAACCCGGCCCTGGTGCACGCGGGCCCCTTCGCCAACATCGCCCACGGCAACAACTCCATCATCGCCGACCGGGTGGGCTTGAAGCTCGGCGACTACGTGGTGACCGAGTCGGGCTTTGCCGCCGACATGGGCGCAGAGAAGTTCATGAACATCACCTGCCGTTACGGCGGGTTCAAGCCCCACTGCGTGGTGATCACCTGCACGGTGCGCGCTCTCAAGATGCACGGCATGCCCTACGCCGAGATCTCGAAGTACACCCCCAAGCAGCTTGCCGAGGAGCTCAAGAAGGAGCACTACGCCTACCTGGAGAAGGGGATCGAGAACCTCGAGAAGCACATCGAGAACATGAAGAAGTTCGGAGTCAACGTCGTCAATACGATCAACCGGTTCGCCGGCGACCGGGACGACGAGATCAAGATCATCCAGAAGCGAGCCGAGGAGACCGGCGCCAGCGCCTCGGTGCCGATCGAGGTGTGGATGCACGGCGGTGCCGGCGCGACCGAGGCGGCCCAGGAAGTCGTGAAGGCGTGCGACCGCCCGAGCAACTTCAAGTTCCTCTACCCCGACGACTGGTCGATCAAGCAGAAGATCGAGATCATCGCCAAGGAGATCTACGGGGCCGACGGTGTGGACTACCTGCCCGCTGCGGAGGAGAAGATCGCCCAGTTCACCAAGATGGGCTACAGCAAGCTGCCCCTGTGTATGGCCAAGACTCACCTCTCCTTGAGCCACGACCTTACCCTCAAGGGCCGCCCGCGTGGCTTCCGCGTGCCGATCCGCGACATCCGCGCGAGCCTCGGTGCGGGGTTCCTCTATCCCTTGCTCGGTGAGATGCGCACCATGCCCGGCCTCTCCGCCGATCCGGCATACAGGTACGTCGACCTCGACGAGAACGGGCAGATCAAGGGCCTCTTCTAG
- a CDS encoding SurA N-terminal domain-containing protein → MLAQIRRNVRHPYIQVLLGLIILVFILFFGWGMESQKPTYVAKVNGDTIDYRSYQEAYNGLVSLYQEAFRGDLTGDRIRELGLGRRAVDQLVDRTLLTQEAGRRRLKVTESELQAAIAGVPVFQEGGAFRKETYLRVLDANRLSPLEYETAKRRELLLQKVEAAIRAEAAVSEADVEQEFRDRNTRITLEHVAVDPELLEAGIRPDPSQLEEFYGAEAESFRVPEKRAARYLLFRPEDYEASVPVTRQEAEDEYRWRAAEFAVAEAVRARHLLLQVEPGAGPEDEARIRDRAEALRREVLAGASFAQLAQRHSEDPGSKEQGGDLGFFERGLMVPAFEEAAFSLEPLSVSEPVRSPFGYHLIWVEERRPARQAPFEEVEETLTADIRRRKALEEAYAAADNLLMDLEDRKTTWDALRAAQPVRRTEALARDTLPADVGRPAEFVAALFALGPDRPGVLLETPAGTYLLAVESVEPSAVPPLDAVREQVAARFRKAEARRMAQARAKEFLAAAADKGWDAGVKSFGLAPQQTEAFARKGGAVPGLGWAPALKEAAFAVTEVGGLAAEPHEVNGKFYAFRVAARTEPDLAQLATDRERLRAELLPGKQEEYLQTYLDTLRSRAKIEINDALLF, encoded by the coding sequence ATGCTCGCGCAGATCCGCAGAAACGTCCGGCACCCGTACATCCAGGTGCTCCTGGGACTCATCATCCTGGTCTTCATCCTCTTCTTCGGGTGGGGCATGGAGTCCCAGAAGCCGACCTACGTGGCCAAGGTCAACGGCGACACCATCGACTACCGCTCGTACCAGGAGGCGTACAACGGGCTCGTTAGCCTGTACCAGGAGGCCTTCCGGGGCGATCTCACCGGCGACCGCATCCGCGAGCTCGGGCTGGGTCGGCGCGCGGTAGACCAGTTGGTCGATCGGACCCTGCTGACCCAGGAAGCCGGACGCCGCCGGCTCAAGGTGACGGAGTCCGAGCTTCAGGCCGCCATCGCGGGGGTTCCCGTGTTTCAGGAAGGCGGGGCCTTTCGCAAGGAAACGTACCTGCGGGTGCTCGACGCCAACCGCCTTTCTCCCCTGGAGTACGAGACCGCCAAGCGCCGCGAGCTCCTCCTCCAGAAGGTGGAGGCGGCCATCCGGGCGGAGGCGGCGGTCTCGGAGGCCGACGTGGAGCAGGAGTTCCGGGATCGAAACACCCGGATCACCCTGGAGCACGTGGCGGTGGACCCGGAGCTCCTGGAGGCGGGGATCCGGCCCGACCCGAGCCAGCTGGAGGAGTTCTACGGCGCCGAGGCCGAGTCCTTCCGGGTCCCGGAAAAGCGGGCAGCCCGGTACCTGCTCTTTCGCCCGGAGGACTACGAGGCTTCGGTGCCCGTGACCCGCCAGGAGGCGGAAGACGAGTATCGCTGGCGGGCGGCGGAGTTCGCGGTCGCCGAGGCGGTGCGGGCGCGCCACCTCCTCTTGCAGGTGGAGCCGGGGGCCGGCCCCGAAGACGAAGCCCGGATCAGGGACCGGGCCGAAGCGCTCCGCCGGGAGGTGCTCGCCGGAGCTTCGTTCGCGCAACTGGCGCAGCGGCACTCGGAAGACCCCGGATCCAAGGAGCAGGGGGGCGACCTGGGTTTCTTCGAGCGGGGCCTCATGGTACCGGCCTTCGAGGAGGCGGCGTTCTCGTTGGAGCCGCTGTCGGTGAGCGAGCCCGTGCGAAGCCCCTTCGGCTACCACTTGATCTGGGTGGAAGAACGACGGCCGGCGCGCCAGGCGCCCTTCGAGGAAGTCGAAGAAACACTCACCGCGGACATCCGCCGGCGCAAGGCATTGGAAGAGGCCTATGCGGCCGCCGACAACCTCCTCATGGATCTGGAGGACCGCAAGACGACCTGGGACGCCCTCCGGGCCGCCCAGCCGGTGCGGCGCACGGAGGCCCTCGCCCGGGACACGCTTCCTGCCGACGTGGGTCGACCCGCGGAGTTCGTGGCGGCGCTCTTCGCGCTGGGCCCCGACCGCCCCGGGGTGCTCCTGGAGACGCCCGCCGGCACCTACCTGCTGGCCGTCGAGTCGGTGGAGCCCTCCGCCGTCCCGCCCCTGGACGCGGTGCGCGAGCAGGTGGCAGCCCGATTCCGCAAGGCCGAGGCGCGACGGATGGCACAGGCCCGCGCCAAGGAGTTCTTGGCCGCCGCTGCCGACAAGGGTTGGGATGCCGGCGTCAAGTCCTTCGGGCTGGCCCCCCAGCAGACCGAAGCGTTTGCACGAAAGGGCGGGGCCGTCCCCGGCCTGGGTTGGGCCCCGGCCCTGAAGGAAGCGGCGTTTGCCGTGACCGAGGTGGGCGGCCTCGCGGCCGAGCCCCACGAGGTTAACGGCAAGTTCTACGCCTTCCGGGTGGCGGCCCGCACCGAGCCCGACCTCGCCCAACTCGCCACGGACCGGGAGAGGCTGCGGGCCGAACTCCTTCCCGGAAAGCAGGAGGAGTACCTGCAAACCTATCTCGATACCCTGCGGTCCCGGGCAAAGATCGAGATCAACGACGCCCTGCTCTTCTAA
- a CDS encoding sigma-54 dependent transcriptional regulator has translation MADRILIVDDEALIRKSLGQVLSQKGYEVSAAASGAEARRLFAPGEFALVLLDLRLPDASGIDLLQEFKAAQPDVLVIMMTAYGSVETAVGAMRLGAYDYVNKPFKSREIEVIVRLALDAGHLKREVRELREEALGPFGIQNIVGKDPSMEKVFSMVRKIAQNPAVTVLIQGESGTGKEMIARAIHAESSRADRQFVGINCAAIPSNLLESELFGYEKGAFTDAKARKIGLIEKAQGGTLFLDEVGDMDVQLQAKLLRVLEERTIRRVGGLEQMPVDVRVVAATNQDIEEKLRTGTFREDLYYRLKIISIPLPPLRERRADILPLAQHFIQESNRRFHKAVQGFTREAEGLLLEYPWPGNVRELKNTIERILILEDAEWIAPEHLPPEILKGRGARKEAVWLPQEPEILRGISYEEVLDQLGRHLIREALRLAGGNKAQAARLLSMDRGTLRYQVKRLGLEEEE, from the coding sequence ATGGCCGACCGCATCCTGATCGTCGACGACGAAGCCCTCATCCGCAAGTCGTTGGGGCAGGTGCTTTCGCAGAAGGGGTACGAGGTGAGCGCGGCGGCCAGCGGCGCCGAGGCGCGCCGGCTCTTCGCTCCGGGCGAGTTTGCACTGGTGCTCCTCGACCTGCGGCTCCCCGACGCCTCGGGGATCGACCTGCTCCAGGAGTTCAAGGCCGCCCAGCCCGACGTGCTGGTGATCATGATGACCGCCTATGGCAGCGTGGAGACCGCGGTGGGGGCCATGCGCCTGGGGGCCTACGACTACGTGAACAAGCCCTTCAAGTCGCGGGAGATCGAGGTGATCGTGCGGCTTGCCCTGGACGCCGGGCACCTGAAGCGCGAGGTGAGGGAGCTGCGGGAGGAGGCCCTGGGACCCTTCGGGATCCAGAACATCGTGGGCAAGGACCCCTCCATGGAGAAGGTGTTCTCCATGGTCCGCAAGATTGCCCAGAATCCCGCCGTGACCGTGTTGATCCAGGGGGAGAGCGGGACCGGCAAGGAGATGATCGCGCGGGCCATCCACGCGGAGAGCAGCCGGGCGGACCGGCAGTTCGTGGGGATCAACTGCGCGGCCATCCCGAGCAACCTCCTGGAGAGCGAGCTCTTCGGCTACGAGAAGGGGGCGTTTACCGACGCCAAGGCACGCAAGATCGGTCTGATCGAGAAGGCCCAGGGAGGGACCCTGTTTCTCGACGAGGTCGGGGACATGGACGTGCAGCTGCAAGCCAAGCTGCTCCGGGTCCTGGAGGAGCGGACGATACGGCGCGTGGGAGGGCTCGAGCAGATGCCGGTGGACGTGCGGGTCGTGGCGGCCACCAATCAGGATATCGAGGAAAAGCTCCGGACCGGCACGTTTCGGGAGGACCTGTATTACCGCCTGAAGATCATCAGCATCCCGCTGCCCCCCCTGCGCGAGCGCCGCGCCGACATCCTGCCCCTGGCCCAGCACTTCATCCAGGAGTCCAACCGCCGGTTCCACAAGGCGGTGCAGGGCTTCACTCGGGAGGCCGAAGGGCTCCTGCTGGAGTATCCCTGGCCCGGAAACGTCCGCGAGCTCAAGAACACCATCGAGCGGATCCTCATCCTCGAAGACGCCGAGTGGATCGCGCCCGAGCACCTGCCCCCCGAGATCCTCAAGGGGCGCGGGGCCCGCAAGGAGGCGGTGTGGCTGCCCCAGGAACCGGAGATCCTTCGGGGAATCTCCTACGAAGAGGTGCTCGACCAGCTGGGGCGGCACCTGATCCGCGAGGCCCTGCGACTGGCCGGCGGGAACAAGGCCCAGGCGGCGCGGCTCCTGTCCATGGACCGGGGCACCCTGCGCTACCAGGTCAAGCGCCTGGGCCTCGAGGAGGAGGAGTGA
- a CDS encoding ATP-binding protein produces the protein MPSTPSRAAPGRKSLATLRNIVSLASAPAEQSEILVRGLELVVRGLGYDGAVLHLLGPNGGLETAARAGARPEPGGTAGSVDSVVLRAAHGDRLLVWAQGRSWTEEELRSQGLPPGPGGLRVLAPLSAPDRALGVLEGYRARGGRGGLGDAMAALAVAAGHFALVLRNRELLEGNLAKIQQLLALQRVSRQMTAGGELGDLLRMVVEEAMHLTGAQGGTLYLIDREDEGQLALQAWSGEAPAPGRERIPLGYGIAGWVARGGRALRVSDRSAGREAGAYASRRSQLAVPLVSEARVLGVLAVEGRGELGFTPTHEEILGLFAAQAAKAIEARRFLQEIRDERDLRDQILDGTPNGVVALDRGRHVTLMNRAARRFLGVAEAPEGNPLERYLNVPAVHEEVSRVLADEGSGESIEVAAPGHAAGGEEGRYLRVSAFPLANRPGATLILQDLTDRRRLNERVQRMSRLASIGQLAAGIAHEIRNPLTGVAISLDILREEAGLSPEGRALLEDINREIDRLETLIRGLLDFARPQPPAFRPMRVAKALEWHRTFGEQCRKKGVDFRLELRDNPKLQGDPEKLKQLFLNLAINALEAVPAGGEIRVWAEALPGKAHPWVRVGVEDTGPGMDEETAAQAFNPFFTTKNEGTGLGLSIAHSIAEQHGGRIDLQSRPGRGARFTVDLPALPAPEEA, from the coding sequence ATGCCTTCCACGCCGTCCCGGGCCGCGCCGGGGAGGAAGTCGCTCGCGACCCTCCGGAACATCGTCTCCTTGGCCAGCGCGCCCGCGGAGCAGTCCGAGATCCTCGTGCGCGGCCTGGAGCTCGTGGTCCGGGGCCTGGGCTACGATGGGGCTGTGCTGCACCTGCTCGGGCCCAACGGCGGCCTCGAGACGGCCGCCCGCGCGGGGGCGCGGCCGGAGCCGGGGGGGACTGCGGGCTCGGTGGATTCGGTCGTGCTGCGCGCAGCCCACGGGGATCGGCTCCTGGTGTGGGCACAGGGGCGGAGCTGGACCGAGGAGGAGCTCCGGTCCCAGGGTCTTCCTCCGGGGCCCGGAGGCCTTCGGGTCCTCGCGCCCCTGTCGGCGCCGGATCGGGCGCTGGGCGTCTTGGAGGGATACCGGGCGAGGGGCGGCCGGGGAGGCCTGGGCGACGCCATGGCGGCACTCGCTGTGGCGGCCGGCCATTTCGCACTCGTTCTTCGCAACCGGGAGCTTCTGGAAGGGAATCTGGCAAAAATCCAGCAGCTCCTGGCTCTCCAACGGGTCAGCCGCCAGATGACGGCCGGGGGAGAGCTGGGCGACCTGCTCCGGATGGTGGTGGAAGAGGCCATGCACCTGACGGGCGCCCAGGGGGGGACCCTCTACCTCATCGACCGGGAAGACGAGGGGCAACTCGCCCTTCAGGCCTGGAGCGGTGAGGCGCCTGCGCCGGGAAGGGAGCGCATCCCCCTGGGCTACGGCATTGCGGGGTGGGTGGCGCGAGGGGGGCGTGCTCTGCGGGTTTCGGATCGCAGCGCAGGGCGCGAGGCCGGGGCCTACGCCTCCCGGCGCAGCCAGCTCGCCGTGCCCCTCGTGAGTGAGGCCCGCGTCCTGGGCGTCCTCGCGGTCGAGGGGCGGGGGGAGCTGGGCTTCACCCCCACCCACGAAGAGATCCTGGGGCTGTTTGCCGCCCAGGCTGCCAAGGCCATCGAGGCGCGGCGGTTTCTTCAGGAGATTCGAGACGAAAGGGACCTGCGGGATCAAATCCTCGACGGTACCCCCAACGGCGTCGTGGCCCTCGACCGGGGCCGGCATGTGACCCTGATGAACCGTGCGGCGCGTCGATTCCTGGGGGTGGCGGAGGCGCCGGAGGGCAATCCCCTGGAGCGTTACCTGAACGTTCCGGCGGTGCACGAGGAGGTGAGCCGGGTCTTGGCGGACGAGGGTTCGGGGGAGAGCATCGAGGTCGCGGCGCCCGGGCATGCCGCCGGCGGGGAGGAAGGCCGCTATCTGCGGGTCAGCGCCTTCCCCCTTGCCAACCGTCCGGGGGCCACCCTGATCCTTCAGGACCTGACCGACCGCCGCCGGCTCAACGAGCGGGTGCAGCGGATGTCGCGCCTGGCCTCCATCGGCCAGCTCGCCGCCGGCATCGCCCACGAGATCCGAAACCCCCTGACCGGGGTGGCCATCAGTCTGGACATCCTGAGGGAGGAGGCCGGACTGAGCCCGGAAGGGCGCGCACTCCTGGAAGACATCAACCGAGAGATCGACCGGCTCGAGACGCTGATCCGGGGGCTCTTGGACTTCGCGCGTCCCCAGCCACCCGCGTTTCGCCCCATGCGGGTGGCCAAGGCCCTGGAGTGGCACCGGACCTTCGGGGAGCAGTGCAGGAAGAAGGGGGTCGACTTTCGGCTGGAGCTGCGGGACAACCCCAAATTGCAGGGGGACCCGGAGAAGCTCAAGCAGCTCTTCCTCAACCTGGCCATCAATGCGCTGGAGGCGGTGCCCGCCGGCGGAGAGATCCGCGTGTGGGCCGAGGCGCTGCCGGGCAAGGCACACCCCTGGGTCCGGGTCGGCGTGGAGGACACGGGGCCCGGAATGGACGAAGAGACCGCGGCCCAGGCCTTCAACCCCTTCTTCACGACCAAGAACGAGGGCACGGGTCTGGGCCTGTCCATCGCGCACAGCATCGCAGAACAGCACGGGGGGCGCATCGACTTGCAGTCGCGGCCGGGGCGGGGCGCGCGCTTTACGGTGGACCTGCCCGCCCTGCCGGCGCCGGAGGAGGCATAG